A stretch of DNA from Deltaproteobacteria bacterium:
CGGAGGTCATCAGACCTCCAGGATCTCCTGTTCCTTCGACTTGAGGATCTCGTCGATCTTCTTCACGTGGGCGTCCGTCTCCTTCTGGATCCGCTCGTGCCCGCGCTTGACGACGTCCTCGGAGATCTCCTTCTTCTTCTCCCGGTCCTTCAGCTTTTCGATCGCCTCGCGGCGGACGTTGCGGACCGCCACGCGGGCATCCTCGGACATCTTCCGGACCACCTTGGCCAGCTCCTTGCGCCGTTCCTCCGTCAGGGGCGGGATCGGGATGCGGACCGTCTTCCCGTCGCTCGACGGGTTCAGCCCGAGGCCGCTTCCCTGGATCGCCTTTTCGATCGGCCCGATCAACTTCGTGTCCCAGGGGGTGACGGTGATCATGCGGCTCTCGGGGACGGAGAGGGTCCCCACTTGCTGGAGCGGCGTGGGGGTGCCGTAGTAGTCCACCTTGACCCCGTCCAGCAGGGAGAAGGAGGCGCGCCCCGTGCGCACCTTCCCCAGCTCCTTCCGGTACGCTTCGATGCTCCGCTCCATCCGGGCAGAGGTGTCCTTCACCAGCGCTTCCATCACTTCCCTCCGTGGACCACGGTGCCGATTCTCTCGCCCAGCACCGCCTTCAGGATGTTCCCCTTCTTCGTCAGGTTGAACACGACGATGGGGAGGTTGTTGTCCATGCACAGGGAGATGGCCGTGGCGTCCATGACCTTGAGGTTCTTCCGGAGGACGTCGAGGTAGGTCAGGCGGGAGTACTTCTTCGCCTTCGGGTCGAGCATCGGGTCGCGGTCGTAGACGCCGTCGACCTTGGTGGCCTTGAGGATGGCGTCGGCGTTGATCTCCATCGCCCGTAGCGCCGCGGCGGTGTCCGTCGTGAAATACGGGTTCCCGGTCCCCGCGGCGAAGATCACCACCCGCCCCTTTTCAAGGTGGCGCAGGGCGCGCCGGCGGATGTACGGCTCGGCGATCGCGCGCATCTCGATCGCGCTCAGCACGCGGGTCGTGACACCGGTCCGCTCGAGGACGTCCTGCAGGGCGAGGCTGTTGATGACCGTCGCCAGCATCCCCATGTAGTCCGCGGAGGCGCGGTCGATGCCGAATTCCCGGCTGGTGCCGATCCCCCGGAAGATGTTCCCGCCGCCGACGACGAGTGCCACCTGGACGCCGAGTCCGACGACTTCCCGGATCTCGGCCGACAGGCCGGCGAGGATCGCGTCGTCGATCCCGTACGCCTGCTTCCCCATCAGGGCTTCCCCCGACAGCTTCAGCAGGATCCGGCGGTACGACGGTTTCACCACGCAACCTCCGCAGGGCGGCGGGTCGGATCGATCACCCCTGCCCGAGCTGCTTCGCCACCTCGGCGGCCAGGTCGTCCGACCGCTTCTCCATCCCCTCGCCCACCTGGAACCGGGCGAAGGCGCACACCGCGATCGGGGCGCCGGCGGCTTTCCCCGCGTCCGCGAGGAGCTGCGAGACCTTCCGGTCCGGGTCCTTGATGAACGCCTGCTCGACGAGGCAGAAATCACCGAAATACTTCTCCAGCTTCCCGGCGGCGATCTTGTCGAGGATCTTGTCGGGTTTCCCCGACGCCTTGGCCTGTTCGCGGTAGATCGTCTTCTCGTGCTCGATCACCGGTGCGGGCACGTCGTTCCTGCCGACGTACGACGGGTTGGCGGCCGCCACCTGCATCGCGAGGTCCTTGGCCAGCGCGGCCACCGCGGCGTTCGATCGATCCGCACCCGATACCGCCACGAGGACCCCGATCTTCCCCCCGGCGTGGATGTACGGAACGACCATTCCGGGCGTCCCCGCCGGCGTCTCGAGGCGCGCGAACCGGCGGAAGGAGATCTTCTCGCCGATCTTCGCGACCGTTACAACCAGCTTTTCACCGAGGCTCCCGCCGCCGGCCGGCAACGTCAGGGCTTCGTCGACGTCCCGCGGCGCCTTGGCGTTGACCAGCGCGGCGACCACCTTCGCCAGCCCGACGAAGTCGTCGGTCCTGGCCACGAAGTCGGTCTCGCAGTTCACCTCGACCAGCGCCCCGGAGTTCCCCTCCACGTGGGCGCAGACGACCCCCTCGGAGGCGATCCGCGAAGACTTCTTCGCGGCGGCCGCAAGACCCTTCGTGCGGAGGTGGTCGATCGCCGCCGCGATGTCGCCGCCCGACGCCGTGAGCGCCGCCTTACAATCCATCAGGCCCGCGCCGGTCTTCTCGCGCAGCTCCTTGACCATCCCGGATGTGATCTGCATTCCCATGGATCTCCCTGATCGTTCGGGCCGCTCGGGACCCGGAATTATTCCGCCGCCGTGGGGGTCTGGACCACCGTGGGGGCCTGGACCACCGCGGGGGCCTGCGCTACCGCGGGAGCCTGCGCTACCGCGGGAGCCTGCGGCGCGATGGAGACTTCCTCGTCCCCCTCGGTGGAGATGAGCGACACCGTGACCTCCGGCGCCTCCGCCTCCTTGTCGACGCGGGAGGCGTTCTTCTCCGCGTAGGCCGCCTTCCCCTCGAGGATCGCGTCGGCCATCTTGGAGAGGAACAGCTTGATCGCGCGGATGGCATCGTCGTTCCCCGGGATCACGATGTCGATCAGGTCGGGGTCGCAGTTCGTGTCCACGATGGCGACGATGGGGATCCCCAGCCGCCGGCCCTCGAGGATCGCGATCGTCTCCCGCGACGGGTCGACGACGAACATCGCGTCCGGCACGCGCTTTAGATCCCGGATTCCGCCGAGGACCTTCTCGAGCTTGACCCGCTCCTTCTCGAGCTGAAGGACTTCCTTTTTCGGGAGCCGCTCGGCGGTGCCGTCGGTTCCGATTTCCGAAAGCTTCTGCAGCCGGTCGAGGCTCTTCCGGATCGTGGCGAAATTGGTGAGCATCCCGCCCAGCCAGCGCTGGTTGACGTACGGCGTGCCGGCCCGATGGGCCTCCTCCTCCACCGCCTCCTGCGCCTGCTTCTTTGTGCCGACGAAGAGGACCGTCTTTCCCTCCGCCGCCATGCTCCGCACCGCCTCGTAGGCGGCCCGGAACATCTTCACCGTCTGCTG
This window harbors:
- the pyrH gene encoding UMP kinase, which gives rise to MVKPSYRRILLKLSGEALMGKQAYGIDDAILAGLSAEIREVVGLGVQVALVVGGGNIFRGIGTSREFGIDRASADYMGMLATVINSLALQDVLERTGVTTRVLSAIEMRAIAEPYIRRRALRHLEKGRVVIFAAGTGNPYFTTDTAAALRAMEINADAILKATKVDGVYDRDPMLDPKAKKYSRLTYLDVLRKNLKVMDATAISLCMDNNLPIVVFNLTKKGNILKAVLGERIGTVVHGGK
- the frr gene encoding ribosome recycling factor, yielding MEALVKDTSARMERSIEAYRKELGKVRTGRASFSLLDGVKVDYYGTPTPLQQVGTLSVPESRMITVTPWDTKLIGPIEKAIQGSGLGLNPSSDGKTVRIPIPPLTEERRKELAKVVRKMSEDARVAVRNVRREAIEKLKDREKKKEISEDVVKRGHERIQKETDAHVKKIDEILKSKEQEILEV
- the rpsB gene encoding 30S ribosomal protein S2, which encodes MANGQSAVISMKQLLEAGVHFGHQTKRWNPKMKRYIFTARNGIYIIDLQQTVKMFRAAYEAVRSMAAEGKTVLFVGTKKQAQEAVEEEAHRAGTPYVNQRWLGGMLTNFATIRKSLDRLQKLSEIGTDGTAERLPKKEVLQLEKERVKLEKVLGGIRDLKRVPDAMFVVDPSRETIAILEGRRLGIPIVAIVDTNCDPDLIDIVIPGNDDAIRAIKLFLSKMADAILEGKAAYAEKNASRVDKEAEAPEVTVSLISTEGDEEVSIAPQAPAVAQAPAVAQAPAVVQAPTVVQTPTAAE
- the tsf gene encoding translation elongation factor Ts, producing MQITSGMVKELREKTGAGLMDCKAALTASGGDIAAAIDHLRTKGLAAAAKKSSRIASEGVVCAHVEGNSGALVEVNCETDFVARTDDFVGLAKVVAALVNAKAPRDVDEALTLPAGGGSLGEKLVVTVAKIGEKISFRRFARLETPAGTPGMVVPYIHAGGKIGVLVAVSGADRSNAAVAALAKDLAMQVAAANPSYVGRNDVPAPVIEHEKTIYREQAKASGKPDKILDKIAAGKLEKYFGDFCLVEQAFIKDPDRKVSQLLADAGKAAGAPIAVCAFARFQVGEGMEKRSDDLAAEVAKQLGQG